A section of the Alkalihalobacillus sp. LMS39 genome encodes:
- a CDS encoding DUF2768 domain-containing protein yields MSQAMMNMWISFIGLFLMFVSAVTAIYSREKLKGIFKGIGLTIAFVCLVVSGLIVAVIVLGGPTAIG; encoded by the coding sequence ATGTCTCAAGCAATGATGAATATGTGGATTTCATTTATCGGGTTATTTTTAATGTTCGTATCTGCAGTTACTGCTATATATAGCCGTGAAAAATTAAAAGGCATTTTCAAAGGAATTGGTTTAACGATTGCTTTTGTTTGCCTAGTAGTCTCAGGATTAATTGTCGCGGTTATTGTTTTAGGTGGACCGACAGCAATAGGCTAA
- a CDS encoding stage VI sporulation protein F, producing MNNNFFDNLEKKTNVKQEDLFNLANSVSNANLQDEATVRQLIAQVAQLANKEVPKEKEDQIVEAIVKNKMPMDFASLSKMFKK from the coding sequence GTGAACAACAATTTTTTCGATAATCTCGAAAAGAAGACAAATGTAAAACAGGAAGATCTGTTTAACTTAGCTAACTCTGTAAGCAATGCGAATTTACAAGACGAAGCAACTGTAAGACAATTAATTGCTCAAGTTGCACAGCTTGCCAATAAAGAAGTACCTAAAGAAAAAGAAGACCAAATCGTTGAAGCTATCGTAAAGAATAAAATGCCAATGGATTTCGCATCTCTTTCTAAAATGTTTAAAAAATAA
- a CDS encoding NAD(P)H-dependent glycerol-3-phosphate dehydrogenase encodes MANIAVIGAGSWGTALSIVLADNGHHVRLWGRREQQMTEINEHHTNHQYLPNITLPKNIVGYTNLQDVLCEVDTVLLVVPTKAIRETVKEINQIIMKPITIVHASKGIEPGSSKRISEMIEEEMDENKVNAVLTLSGPSHAEEVSTRQPTTVTVSSYHLEAAEKVQDLFINQHFRVYTNSDLIGVELGGALKNIIALGAGLIVGLGYGDNAKAALMTRGLAEIARLGVKLGANPLTFAGLSGLGDLIVTCTSIHSRNWRAGHLLGQGKSVEEVLETMGMVVEGIRTTEAAYFLAKQENVEMPITQAIYSVVFEKKNPKAAVEELMGRGKKHEVEDLSQFFGSIIT; translated from the coding sequence ATGGCAAACATCGCGGTAATCGGAGCAGGGAGTTGGGGAACAGCCCTTTCGATTGTATTAGCAGATAACGGTCATCATGTTCGGTTATGGGGTAGGCGTGAGCAGCAAATGACAGAAATTAATGAACATCATACAAACCACCAATATTTACCGAATATTACATTGCCAAAAAATATTGTTGGCTATACGAATCTACAGGATGTTCTTTGTGAGGTCGACACTGTATTACTTGTTGTCCCTACAAAAGCGATTCGTGAAACCGTAAAGGAAATCAATCAAATTATCATGAAGCCGATAACGATTGTTCACGCAAGTAAAGGCATTGAACCTGGAAGTTCTAAACGGATTTCTGAAATGATTGAAGAAGAAATGGATGAAAATAAAGTAAATGCTGTACTCACATTATCTGGCCCTAGTCATGCTGAAGAAGTGAGTACAAGACAACCAACGACGGTAACCGTTTCTTCTTATCATTTAGAAGCCGCTGAAAAAGTGCAGGACTTATTTATCAATCAACATTTTCGTGTGTACACGAATTCGGATTTAATTGGTGTTGAACTTGGAGGGGCATTAAAAAATATTATTGCGCTTGGTGCGGGATTAATTGTCGGGTTAGGTTATGGTGATAACGCAAAAGCGGCTTTAATGACTAGAGGGTTAGCGGAAATTGCCCGACTAGGAGTGAAATTAGGTGCGAATCCATTAACATTTGCTGGGCTTTCTGGATTAGGAGATTTGATTGTAACATGTACAAGTATCCATAGTCGAAATTGGAGAGCGGGGCATTTATTAGGTCAAGGTAAATCTGTGGAAGAAGTATTAGAAACGATGGGAATGGTCGTAGAAGGAATTCGGACAACAGAAGCAGCATATTTTTTAGCGAAACAAGAAAATGTGGAAATGCCGATTACACAAGCTATTTATTCTGTTGTTTTTGAAAAGAAAAATCCTAAAGCGGCTGTTGAAGAGCTTATGGGGCGTGGCAAAAAACATGAAGTTGAAGATTTATCTCAATTTTTCGGTTCAATTATAACCTGA
- the plsY gene encoding glycerol-3-phosphate 1-O-acyltransferase PlsY, whose amino-acid sequence MEILVPVIAIIASYLVGSLSFSYIIAKKIKKVDIREHGSGNAGATNTLRVLGVGPAVTVLLLDVAKGVAAVLVTVAITGPGLVPALAGLAAILGHNWPVYYGFRGGKGVATTIGAIASLAFIPALIGGAVAIATIAITRFVSLGSLLFMLTTTIAIILLKNTYDYPISYFYLAWVVTVLSFWRHRANITRLVQGKESKLGQKKA is encoded by the coding sequence ATGGAAATTTTGGTTCCGGTAATTGCAATTATTGCTTCGTATTTAGTAGGGTCTCTAAGTTTTAGTTATATCATCGCAAAAAAAATTAAAAAAGTTGATATTCGAGAGCATGGAAGTGGAAATGCTGGTGCAACAAACACGTTGCGTGTGCTAGGGGTTGGACCAGCTGTCACTGTTCTTCTTTTAGATGTAGCAAAAGGTGTTGCGGCCGTCCTTGTTACAGTAGCTATAACTGGCCCTGGTCTTGTGCCTGCCTTAGCTGGTTTGGCGGCTATTCTTGGGCATAACTGGCCTGTGTATTACGGTTTTCGCGGCGGAAAAGGTGTAGCGACAACAATTGGTGCTATAGCTTCGTTAGCGTTTATTCCTGCATTAATCGGAGGCGCGGTAGCAATCGCAACAATTGCGATTACAAGATTTGTATCGCTTGGATCACTTTTATTTATGTTAACTACAACGATTGCCATTATTTTGTTGAAAAATACATATGATTATCCTATATCCTATTTTTATTTAGCTTGGGTTGTCACTGTGCTATCGTTTTGGAGACATCGAGCCAATATTACTCGCCTTGTTCAAGGGAAAGAAAGCAAACTTGGTCAAAAGAAGGCATAG
- the der gene encoding ribosome biogenesis GTPase Der — MPKPVVAIVGRPNVGKSTIFNRIVGERVAIVEDVPGVTRDRLYSSAEWLNKEFNLIDTGGIEIGDEPLLNQMREQAELAIKEADVIIFMVNGREGVTNADQEVAKILFRSKKPLVLGVNKIDNPEMREDLYEFYSLGIGEPYPISGTHGLGLGDLLDEVIQHFPDEIDEGYDEDTIRISLIGRPNVGKSSLVNAMLGEERVIVSNIPGTTRDAIDTPFSRDEQDYVLIDTAGMRKRGKVYESTEKYSVLRSLKAIERSDVVLVVINAEEGIIEQDKKIAGYAHEAGRAVIIVVNKWDAIEKDDKTMKEFEQKIRDHFLFLTYAPILFTSAKTKQRLQHVLPTVNKVSENHNLRVSTSVLNDMIMDAVAMNPTPTDHGRRLKINYVTQVAVGPPTFVFFVNEPELMHFSYERFLENRLRATFDFEGTPIKIFARRKNE; from the coding sequence ATGCCAAAACCAGTTGTAGCGATTGTTGGGAGACCAAATGTTGGTAAATCAACCATCTTTAATCGTATTGTAGGAGAAAGAGTGGCGATCGTTGAAGATGTCCCAGGTGTGACGAGAGATCGGTTATATAGTTCAGCAGAATGGTTAAATAAAGAATTTAATTTAATTGACACCGGTGGAATTGAAATTGGTGACGAACCGTTACTCAATCAAATGCGAGAGCAGGCAGAGTTAGCGATAAAAGAAGCGGACGTTATCATCTTTATGGTCAATGGTCGTGAAGGCGTAACAAATGCTGACCAAGAAGTTGCAAAAATATTATTTCGTTCGAAAAAGCCGCTTGTATTAGGTGTAAATAAAATTGACAACCCAGAAATGCGAGAAGATTTATATGAGTTTTATTCTTTAGGAATTGGTGAGCCGTATCCTATTTCTGGGACACATGGTTTAGGGTTAGGAGATTTATTGGATGAAGTCATTCAACATTTTCCTGATGAAATTGATGAGGGGTATGATGAAGATACGATTCGGATATCGCTTATTGGCCGACCGAATGTTGGCAAATCCTCTTTAGTTAATGCGATGTTAGGTGAAGAACGAGTCATTGTGAGTAATATTCCAGGTACGACAAGAGATGCGATTGATACACCGTTTTCAAGAGATGAACAAGACTATGTATTAATTGATACTGCCGGGATGAGAAAAAGAGGAAAAGTGTATGAAAGTACAGAAAAGTATAGTGTACTTCGTTCCTTAAAAGCGATCGAACGTTCAGATGTAGTCTTAGTCGTTATCAATGCAGAAGAAGGAATTATTGAACAAGATAAAAAAATAGCAGGATATGCTCATGAAGCTGGCCGGGCTGTTATTATTGTTGTAAACAAATGGGATGCAATTGAAAAAGATGACAAAACGATGAAGGAATTTGAGCAAAAAATTCGTGATCACTTTTTGTTTTTAACGTATGCTCCGATTTTATTTACATCAGCAAAAACAAAGCAAAGATTACAGCATGTGTTACCAACTGTTAATAAAGTCTCTGAGAATCATAATCTGCGAGTATCAACAAGTGTATTAAATGACATGATTATGGATGCTGTAGCCATGAATCCGACTCCAACTGACCATGGCAGACGATTAAAAATCAATTATGTAACGCAAGTAGCTGTTGGACCACCAACATTTGTTTTCTTTGTAAATGAACCAGAATTAATGCACTTTTCATATGAGCGATTTTTAGAAAATAGACTACGGGCAACGTTTGACTTTGAAGGAACACCAATTAAGATTTTTGCTAGAAGAAAAAATGAATAA
- a CDS encoding YpzI family protein encodes MGKDRQEKKLRKEGHVEADRDQNLKYGGSAKLEGPEDARKRQR; translated from the coding sequence ATGGGTAAAGACCGTCAAGAAAAAAAGCTTAGAAAAGAAGGTCATGTTGAAGCAGACCGTGACCAAAATTTAAAATACGGTGGATCAGCAAAATTAGAAGGACCTGAAGACGCTAGAAAACGACAACGATAA
- the fni gene encoding type 2 isopentenyl-diphosphate Delta-isomerase, with translation MSRAIRKQEHIHHAITTGQKGNHGFEDIQFVHQSLPNSDYHCIDMTTEIGELSLCSPIFINAMTGGGGEKTKNINQQLAEVANEAKIAMAVGSQMAAIKDEKEQETYKIVRTSNPNGTIIANLGSEASVDQAKRAVQMIEANALQIHLNVVQELVMPEGDRTFTNALQRIEAIVKESEVPVIVKEVGFGMSKEAATQLASIGVTVVDVGGFGGTNFSKIENLRRKKQLDYFNEWGITTTASIVEVKKSQPTLSVIASGGLTNSLDGVKSIALGASALGFAGHFLQILLQSGQDGLLEAIHELVDDMKILMTALGCPTISSLQQTPLVISGKTYHWLEQRGCQPKGYCEK, from the coding sequence TTGAGCAGGGCAATTCGAAAACAAGAGCATATTCATCATGCTATAACAACAGGACAAAAAGGAAATCATGGATTTGAGGATATCCAATTTGTTCACCAAAGCCTGCCAAACAGTGATTATCATTGCATCGATATGACTACCGAAATCGGCGAACTCTCCTTATGTTCGCCGATTTTTATCAATGCAATGACAGGTGGCGGTGGAGAGAAAACAAAGAATATTAACCAACAGCTAGCAGAAGTCGCAAACGAAGCGAAGATTGCGATGGCTGTCGGTTCACAAATGGCAGCTATAAAAGATGAAAAAGAACAAGAAACATATAAAATAGTGAGAACTTCAAATCCTAATGGAACGATCATTGCCAATCTTGGAAGTGAAGCATCAGTAGACCAAGCAAAACGAGCTGTTCAAATGATTGAGGCAAATGCCCTCCAAATTCATTTAAATGTCGTCCAAGAACTTGTTATGCCAGAAGGAGACCGCACTTTCACGAATGCGTTACAACGGATTGAAGCGATAGTAAAAGAAAGTGAAGTTCCCGTCATCGTAAAAGAGGTCGGGTTTGGCATGAGTAAAGAAGCCGCTACACAATTAGCGAGTATTGGTGTAACGGTTGTTGATGTTGGTGGATTTGGTGGGACGAATTTCTCAAAAATTGAAAATTTACGAAGAAAAAAACAACTCGACTATTTTAATGAGTGGGGAATTACGACAACAGCGTCTATTGTTGAAGTAAAAAAAAGTCAACCGACCCTTTCAGTCATTGCTTCAGGAGGACTTACAAATAGTTTAGATGGAGTGAAGTCGATAGCGCTAGGAGCATCGGCGTTAGGTTTTGCTGGCCACTTTTTACAAATTCTACTTCAATCAGGTCAGGACGGGCTTCTTGAAGCCATTCATGAACTTGTAGACGATATGAAAATCCTAATGACAGCATTAGGTTGTCCTACGATTTCAAGTCTACAGCAAACCCCTCTCGTCATCAGTGGAAAAACATACCATTGGTTGGAACAAAGAGGTTGTCAACCGAAGGGTTATTGTGAGAAATAA
- the rpsA gene encoding 30S ribosomal protein S1: MVEENNHEMKSFQVGDVVTGKITKVEDKQAFVDVGFKVDGIIPISELSSLHVEKVSDVLQVDDEVELKVTKVEDDELVLSKKAVVAEKAWQTLQEQFESGQTIEAEVAEVVKGGLVVDVGVRGFIPASLVERHFVEDFSDYKGRTLRLKVAEIDQSNNKLILSQRAVLDEEENQKKKQVLAEIKEGDIVEGTVQRLTDFGAFVDVGGVDGLVHISQLSHQHVDTPADVVSEGENVKVKILSVDVENERISLSIKDTLPGPWDTLAQTVKAGDVVSGEVKRLVSFGAFIEVAPGVEGLVHISQIANRHIGTPGEVLKEGQTVEAKVLDLNVDEKRISLSIRALEEDSYEDNNHQEYQRDEEHSGFSLGDMIGDKLKKYKS; encoded by the coding sequence ATGGTTGAAGAAAATAATCATGAAATGAAATCCTTTCAAGTAGGGGATGTCGTAACAGGAAAGATTACAAAGGTAGAGGATAAACAAGCTTTTGTCGATGTAGGCTTCAAAGTAGACGGAATCATTCCCATTAGTGAGCTATCCAGTCTTCATGTTGAAAAAGTAAGTGATGTATTGCAAGTTGATGATGAAGTTGAATTGAAAGTAACCAAAGTTGAAGACGATGAACTTGTGCTTTCAAAGAAAGCCGTTGTTGCGGAAAAAGCATGGCAAACATTGCAAGAACAATTTGAGAGTGGACAGACGATTGAAGCAGAAGTGGCAGAAGTTGTAAAAGGTGGATTGGTTGTGGATGTTGGTGTTCGCGGCTTTATCCCAGCGTCTCTTGTTGAACGTCATTTTGTCGAAGATTTCTCTGATTATAAAGGACGAACGCTTCGCTTAAAAGTAGCGGAAATCGACCAAAGTAATAATAAATTAATTCTTTCTCAACGTGCCGTTCTTGATGAAGAAGAAAACCAAAAGAAAAAACAAGTGCTTGCTGAAATTAAAGAAGGTGATATTGTTGAAGGTACGGTCCAACGATTAACTGACTTTGGTGCATTTGTTGATGTTGGCGGTGTAGATGGTCTTGTACATATTTCTCAGCTTTCACACCAACATGTTGATACTCCTGCTGATGTAGTGAGCGAAGGGGAGAATGTGAAAGTGAAAATTCTTTCTGTCGATGTTGAGAATGAAAGAATTTCATTATCGATTAAAGATACGTTACCAGGACCATGGGATACATTAGCCCAAACGGTGAAAGCTGGAGATGTCGTTTCTGGAGAAGTAAAACGACTTGTTTCGTTCGGTGCTTTTATTGAAGTTGCTCCTGGGGTGGAAGGGTTAGTTCATATTTCACAAATCGCAAATCGCCACATTGGTACGCCAGGTGAAGTATTAAAAGAAGGTCAAACCGTTGAAGCGAAAGTACTAGATTTAAATGTGGATGAAAAACGGATATCATTAAGTATTCGGGCACTAGAAGAAGATAGTTATGAAGACAATAATCATCAAGAATATCAACGGGATGAAGAGCATAGTGGATTTTCTCTTGGTGATATGATTGGTGATAAATTAAAAAAATATAAATCGTAG
- a CDS encoding lysophospholipid acyltransferase family protein, with product MKLYRFGQFVSRLYLSTFYKVRVIGKENIPETGPVLFCCNHISNLDPPFLGAYIKRNICYMAKQELFTVPVLKTILPILGAFPVRRGMSDKQAMRTAMTLLKEGNIIGLFPEGTRSKDGKLQKGLAGAGFFALRTEATVIPCAIVGPYKLFKPLTLVYGKPINMTPLKEEKVSVEETTATIMNEIRILIEQHQSK from the coding sequence ATGAAATTATATCGTTTTGGTCAATTTGTTAGCCGCCTTTATTTATCAACCTTTTATAAAGTGCGTGTGATTGGGAAAGAAAATATCCCGGAAACAGGTCCAGTTTTGTTTTGCTGCAACCACATTAGTAATCTTGATCCGCCTTTTTTAGGGGCGTATATTAAACGAAATATTTGTTATATGGCAAAACAAGAATTATTTACCGTTCCGGTATTAAAAACAATTCTACCTATTCTTGGTGCATTTCCTGTTCGTCGTGGTATGAGTGATAAACAGGCGATGCGTACGGCAATGACATTGCTCAAAGAAGGTAACATAATAGGGTTATTTCCAGAGGGAACAAGAAGTAAAGATGGAAAATTGCAAAAAGGTTTAGCGGGAGCAGGATTTTTTGCCCTCCGTACAGAAGCAACTGTTATCCCATGTGCCATTGTTGGCCCGTACAAGCTTTTTAAACCACTTACACTTGTGTATGGAAAACCCATTAATATGACACCGTTAAAAGAAGAAAAGGTATCAGTTGAGGAAACAACAGCAACGATTATGAATGAGATTCGTATACTAATAGAACAACATCAATCAAAATAA
- the cmk gene encoding (d)CMP kinase produces the protein MMKRINIAIDGPAGAGKSTVAKRVADHLSFLYIDTGAMYRALTYFALKQGIDPEDEALLSHLLDSIHIQLKVSEEGTYVFVNDENVTEAIRSTEVTNLVSAVAKHRAIRMSMLNMQREMAKEGGAVLDGRDIGTHVLPNAEVKVFLTASVDERAKRRHEQNIEKGLPSDLATLKQEIATRDELDSSREVAPLQKAEDAIEVNTTTLTIDEVVAHILELVNERV, from the coding sequence ATTATGAAAAGAATAAACATAGCGATTGATGGTCCAGCTGGAGCAGGGAAAAGCACAGTAGCGAAACGAGTAGCTGACCACCTCTCGTTTTTATACATAGATACTGGGGCGATGTACCGTGCCTTAACATATTTTGCCCTTAAACAAGGAATTGATCCTGAAGATGAGGCATTGCTAAGTCATCTATTAGATTCAATTCACATTCAGTTAAAAGTGTCTGAAGAAGGAACATATGTGTTTGTGAATGATGAAAATGTCACAGAAGCGATTCGTTCAACAGAAGTGACAAATCTTGTTTCTGCTGTAGCAAAACATCGAGCCATTCGAATGAGCATGTTAAACATGCAACGAGAAATGGCAAAAGAAGGTGGAGCGGTTTTAGATGGACGAGATATAGGTACTCATGTTTTGCCTAATGCAGAAGTGAAAGTATTTTTAACCGCTTCAGTAGATGAACGTGCAAAACGAAGACATGAGCAAAATATTGAAAAAGGTCTTCCTTCAGATTTAGCAACGTTAAAACAAGAAATTGCAACACGAGATGAGTTAGATTCTAGTAGAGAAGTTGCCCCTCTTCAAAAAGCAGAAGATGCCATTGAAGTAAATACAACAACTTTGACAATTGATGAAGTTGTAGCACATATACTAGAGTTAGTGAATGAAAGGGTATAA
- a CDS encoding flagellar brake domain-containing protein has translation MIEIGATIHLQLKNSSGFEHEEYKCRLVDRKGDKLIIDHPIHIETNKPGLFYIGTEFYGWFVGKDKAVYSFETKLEERRAENIPIFILQDPGKDKYSRIQRRNYVRVDTGVDVAVHSPEGVFEPFTTLSLDLSGGGIAISVPPGKNLPDQGEVICWFVLHMKSGEIFYIRATCKIIRVFQKLDETRERASLEFSSIHERDRQRVVRYCFERQALLHRKGL, from the coding sequence TTGATCGAGATTGGAGCAACGATTCATCTTCAATTAAAAAATTCATCTGGGTTCGAACACGAAGAATATAAATGTCGACTTGTTGACCGTAAAGGGGACAAGCTCATCATAGATCATCCGATTCATATCGAGACAAATAAACCAGGATTATTTTATATTGGTACGGAGTTTTACGGGTGGTTTGTAGGAAAAGACAAAGCAGTATACTCGTTTGAAACTAAATTAGAAGAAAGACGGGCAGAAAATATCCCGATTTTTATTTTGCAGGACCCAGGTAAAGATAAATACAGTCGAATTCAACGTCGAAATTATGTGCGAGTTGATACTGGGGTCGATGTCGCTGTTCACAGCCCAGAAGGTGTTTTTGAACCATTTACAACATTAAGTCTGGATTTAAGTGGAGGCGGGATTGCGATTAGTGTCCCCCCAGGAAAAAACTTACCAGACCAAGGAGAAGTGATTTGTTGGTTTGTCCTTCATATGAAATCTGGCGAGATTTTTTATATAAGGGCAACATGTAAAATAATTCGAGTTTTTCAAAAGTTAGATGAAACGAGAGAAAGAGCTTCACTAGAGTTTTCATCGATTCATGAACGAGACAGGCAAAGAGTAGTACGTTACTGTTTTGAAAGACAAGCATTACTTCACCGAAAAGGTCTTTAA
- the ypeB gene encoding germination protein YpeB encodes MIRSIIIGVLAIGIVATGIWGYNEQQQAQLLSIQAENNYQRAFHNLVYHVDQLEEDLGTVLAMNTRQTLSPKLADVWRVTSLAQSQLGELPLGMLPLSETEKFLYNVGRFSYKTAVRDLDKDPISDEEYELMEELYECSKEIQQELRRAQATLLQNDLRWLDIDMELAAAQGEPLDNAVINGFEVVNETVKGYSETQWGAGFSQMNVNESERLKERLNGPEVSETEAKQKALDFIGVNGQVEVSTAETGNGLAYKAYNFTIDDPNHETHFYMGMTRQGGHPIWFLQDRQISEQNISLNEAGERAKEFLEQNGIEGMQIVDSAQYDSIGAFEFAYVQENVRVYADSIVVEVALDDGDVIAYEAMDYLINHHDERENIEPEITMEEAMERLNPRLEVMEDHIAIIRNEIGEEVLCYEFYGVLGEDTFRIFINAEDGEEEIVEKLQEPQPVYQIG; translated from the coding sequence ATGATACGTTCAATTATTATAGGAGTACTCGCAATTGGAATCGTAGCAACAGGAATATGGGGATATAATGAACAACAACAAGCACAACTCTTGTCCATACAAGCAGAAAATAACTATCAACGTGCCTTTCATAACTTAGTTTATCATGTCGACCAGCTAGAAGAAGACCTTGGTACGGTGTTAGCGATGAACACAAGACAAACATTATCCCCTAAATTAGCTGATGTATGGCGAGTGACATCATTAGCCCAAAGTCAGCTAGGTGAACTTCCATTAGGGATGTTGCCTTTAAGCGAAACGGAAAAATTCTTATATAACGTTGGTCGATTCAGCTATAAAACGGCTGTACGAGATTTAGACAAAGACCCAATTTCTGATGAAGAATATGAGCTAATGGAAGAGTTATACGAATGCTCAAAAGAAATCCAACAAGAGTTACGAAGAGCACAAGCAACATTACTACAAAATGATTTACGTTGGTTAGATATTGATATGGAATTAGCAGCGGCACAAGGTGAGCCTTTGGACAATGCTGTCATTAATGGGTTTGAAGTTGTAAATGAGACTGTAAAAGGATACAGTGAAACGCAATGGGGTGCTGGATTTTCACAAATGAATGTGAACGAGTCCGAGCGTCTCAAAGAGCGTTTAAATGGTCCAGAAGTTTCTGAAACAGAAGCAAAACAAAAAGCGCTCGATTTTATCGGAGTGAACGGTCAAGTTGAAGTTTCAACTGCTGAAACAGGAAATGGATTAGCTTATAAAGCTTATAACTTTACGATTGATGACCCGAACCATGAAACCCATTTTTATATGGGGATGACACGACAGGGTGGGCATCCAATTTGGTTTTTGCAGGACCGTCAAATTTCAGAACAAAATATTAGTTTAAATGAAGCCGGCGAACGAGCGAAAGAATTTTTAGAACAAAATGGAATTGAGGGCATGCAAATTGTGGACAGTGCTCAATATGATTCAATTGGTGCTTTTGAGTTTGCCTATGTTCAAGAAAATGTTAGAGTATACGCAGATTCGATTGTTGTTGAAGTTGCGCTTGACGATGGTGATGTCATCGCATATGAGGCAATGGATTATTTAATCAACCATCATGATGAACGAGAAAATATTGAGCCAGAAATTACGATGGAAGAAGCGATGGAAAGGTTAAACCCTCGACTTGAAGTGATGGAAGATCATATCGCGATCATTCGTAATGAAATAGGAGAAGAAGTCCTGTGTTATGAATTTTACGGTGTATTAGGAGAAGATACCTTTAGAATATTTATTAATGCAGAAGATGGAGAAGAAGAAATTGTGGAGAAATTACAGGAGCCACAACCTGTTTATCAAATTGGATAA
- the sleB gene encoding spore cortex-lytic enzyme, producing MITSTAGNTAFAFSDQIIQRGATGDDVVELQARLQYNGYYNGTIDGVFGWSTYWAVRNFQEQFGLDVDGLVGPKMKDMLERATNYDKEFVHKALQEGRKFTHYGNTPLHIQKGEKGSATDKGQQGQQQQDQQQAQEQQGQQQQDQQQAQEQQGQQQQDQQQAQEQQGQQQQDQQQAQEQQGQQQQDQQQVQEQQGQQQQDQQQAQEQEQQDQQQATPEEPVPYEEQPEEQGNEINAQKAMNVPSGFSDADLQLMAQAVYGEARGEPYIGQVAIAAVILNRINSPTFPNTVSGVIYEPRAFTAVADGQINLGADDNARRAVLDALNGQDPSGGATYYFNPDTATSGWIWSRPQIKRIGKHIFCN from the coding sequence ATGATAACGAGTACGGCAGGAAACACAGCCTTTGCATTTTCTGATCAAATTATTCAACGTGGTGCTACAGGTGATGATGTTGTAGAGCTTCAAGCAAGACTGCAGTATAACGGTTATTATAACGGAACAATTGATGGTGTGTTTGGATGGAGCACATATTGGGCTGTACGTAATTTCCAAGAACAATTTGGGTTAGATGTTGACGGTTTAGTCGGCCCGAAAATGAAAGACATGTTAGAACGTGCAACAAATTATGACAAAGAATTTGTTCATAAAGCACTTCAAGAAGGAAGAAAATTCACACATTACGGGAATACCCCACTTCATATCCAAAAAGGGGAAAAGGGCTCTGCCACTGACAAAGGGCAGCAAGGTCAGCAACAGCAAGACCAACAACAAGCGCAAGAGCAGCAAGGTCAGCAACAGCAAGACCAACAACAAGCGCAAGAGCAACAAGGCCAGCAACAGCAAGACCAGCAGCAAGCGCAAGAGCAACAAGGCCAGCAACAGCAAGACCAGCAGCAAGCACAAGAGCAACAAGGCCAGCAACAGCAAGACCAGCAGCAAGTACAAGAGCAACAAGGCCAGCAACAGCAAGACCAACAGCAAGCACAAGAACAAGAACAGCAAGACCAACAACAAGCAACACCCGAAGAGCCTGTTCCTTACGAGGAACAACCAGAAGAACAAGGCAACGAGATTAATGCCCAAAAAGCAATGAATGTCCCTAGTGGGTTTTCAGATGCAGATTTACAGCTTATGGCTCAAGCTGTTTATGGTGAAGCAAGAGGAGAACCTTATATTGGTCAAGTGGCAATCGCAGCAGTAATTTTAAACCGAATTAATAGCCCGACCTTTCCAAATACAGTCTCTGGTGTCATTTACGAGCCGAGAGCTTTTACAGCGGTAGCCGATGGGCAAATTAACTTAGGTGCAGATGATAATGCAAGAAGAGCCGTTCTTGATGCATTAAACGGCCAAGACCCATCTGGTGGGGCGACGTATTATTTTAACCCAGATACCGCGACCTCAGGTTGGATTTGGTCAAGACCACAAATCAAACGCATTGGAAAACATATATTCTGTAACTAA